A window of the Citrus sinensis cultivar Valencia sweet orange chromosome 9, DVS_A1.0, whole genome shotgun sequence genome harbors these coding sequences:
- the LOC127899926 gene encoding deoxymugineic acid synthase 1-like, whose product MFDERRAAWIDKWIDKGLWEAMEECQRLGLTKFIGVSNFSSKKIEAQLAFSTIPPSVNQVEMNPAWQQRQLREFCKSKSIIVNVFSPLGAVGSCWGTNQVMNNEALKQIADAHGETVAQVCLRWIIEQGAIVIAKSFNKERLKENLDIFDWALTDHDYDRINQIPQHRMMPRDEYITPHGPFKTLEELWDE is encoded by the exons ATGTTTGATGAACGAAGAGCTGCG TGGATTGACAAGTGGATTGACAAGGGTTTGTGGGAAGCCATGGAAGAGTGCCAGAGGCTTGGCCTCACCAAGTTCATTGGTGTCAGCAACTTCTCTTCCAAGAAGATTGAGGCTCAACTCGCCTTCTCTACCATCCCTCCTTCAGTCAATCAAGTGGAGATGAACCCTGCCTGGCAACAGAGACAGCTCAGAGAATTTTGCAAGTCCAaaagtattattgtaaatGTATTCTCTCCCTTGGGAGCCGTCGGGTCCTGTTGGGGCACGAATCAAGTTATGAACAATGAAGCACTGAAGCAGATTGCTGACGCTCACGGCGAGACTGTTGCTCAGGTTTGTCTTCGATGGATAATTGAGCAAGGGGCGATTGTTATTGCTAAGAGCTTCAACAAGGAGAGACTGAAGGAGAACCTGGATATCTTTGACTGGGCACTAACTGATCACGATTATGACAGGATTAATCAAATCCCGCAGCACAGAATGATGCCCAGAGATGAGTATATTACCCCTCATGGGCCGTTCAAGACACTTGAAGAGCTGTGGGATGAGTAA
- the LOC102606907 gene encoding uncharacterized protein LOC102606907 encodes MERKCSSNELQSLIESIKSSEVVENRVQLLKELRNLDLSDKSDVAYLIDCLATFWEDFTCLDLSQCMLNKNILGVAAKYVDSDLSDCLVQYLNLGIKASVWCGKHLKMTRMSQAESQEEEHCSFFFQLLSDFLIFSAASFTALMRYPISENETSMTIVEKFTLEQLSLTKDAISESKIINSVGLDILKVAQAVIDAVIRLCKEYSQSVNWESCDAISETEKVGIRCEEPKILNHVASIAKFSIQKLCELGILAANGGGSLVTILNVSWKGVVTLLLLGKGTLAVKVNVADIIATLISLVNESLRCAADAWSSLKEPISVNDARRIFIPMKFYLINAVKIASLFPSQAYLVYKEISLCVFMISTLRVSLSLEKVLKVASEVLVELLEKLCLDLLNSLLNSDLLGQELKLEILDWLFTEEYYLNPVHDDPSHRYRTASIDEIFSLSCEALPGARALLPGRVVLFLSFLMYSSDLEEDVKLAITRKLGWFLDVLTVEEVYAFSLASQIPVLYGSGKSMELVWEPLLSALLHALKTFMIVVSSCPAWEELMSFLLENFFHPHFACWEIIMELWCFLVSHAEVDLMNDIIVKLCALMKSLISSESVLVPGSTLRKMARSISILLTYSRQSVVDKVYNHIVGDDRSQSSSIMYVALLLEGFPVNMLSENLRSLAKQKLITDYFSFIERFDDTSLSAPTSGAYGVPVFALSASLQSLQVSISDTDMKTLKFLVAIIHRYRNPAEKLMKDHYSMLLSEILGIILNMKYLYASDEMDKVIFELQGLFNSGQSASDVQLLQCKSQLVFFMAGCAHMKLSESDDCAKSCAVRELYHMLFRERHWNLIHLALVAFGYFAQRTACDQLWKFMIQDAALSYDLVSGTEPNMDRFMLEIKAFLDKDLALHTVMHSAEQIELLMREGQMLRKRIQTISNIELEPMACESMEIDEENQSNKRRKLPDGICKGMELLQNGLKVIGDGISQWQQNKFDSTELQEKFLTQLSRLEDAISQLVGLTDSGCASHLSTGKFSTSIEHPR; translated from the exons ATGGAGAGAAAATGCTCAAGCAACGAGCTGCAGAGTCTAATAGAGTCAATCAAATCTTCAGAA GTCGTTGAGAATCGCGTTCAGCTGCTTAAAGAATTGAGGAATTTAGATTTATCAGATAAATCTGACGTGGCTTATCTCATTGACTGCCTTGCC ACATTTTGGGAAGATTTTACTTGTTTGGATTTATCACAGTGTATgttaaataagaatattctGGGTGTGGCTGCTAAGTATGTCGATTCCGATCTATCTGACTGTTTAGTACAATATCTCAATTTAGGAATAAAG GCAAGTGTATGGTGTGGGAAGCATTTGAAGATGACTCGAATGTCACAAGCGGAGTCTCAGGAGGAAGAGCATTGTAGCTTCTTCTTTCAG CTGCTTTCGGACTTTTTGATCTTCTCTGCTGCTAGTTTTACAGCTCTTATGAGATATCCTATTTCAGAAAATGAGACATCAATGACTATTGTTGAGAAATTTACTCTGGaacagttaagtttaacaaaaGATGCAATATCAGAGAGTAAG ATAATCAATTCAGTTGGCTTGGACATTCTAAAAGTTGCACAGGCCGTTATTGATGCGGTGATAAGACTTTGCAAAGAGTATTCCCAATCTGTGAATTGGGAGTCATGTGATGCAATATCTGAGACAGAGAAAGTTGGTATACGCTGTGAAGAGCCCAAAATTCTAAACCATGTTGCAAGCATAGCAAAATTCTCAATACAAAAGTTGTGTGAATTAGGCATCCTGGCTGCAAATGGCGGTGGAAGTCTGGTAACAATTCTAAATGTGTCTTGGAAGGGTGTGGTCACTTTACTTTTGCTTGGAAAAGGAACATTAGCAGTGAAGGTGAATGTAGCAGATATTATTGCAACTCTAATTTCACTGGTCAATGAATCTCTCAGATGTGCAGCTGATGCTTGGTCTTCTCTGAAGGAACCAATCTCTGTAAATGATGCTAGAAGGATATTCATTCCTATGAAGTTTTACCTGATTAATGCAGTGAAAATAGCTTCCCTCTTTCCAAGCCAAGCATATCTGGTATACAAAGAGATATCCCTCTGTGTATTTATGATCTCAACCTTAAGAGTATCTCTGAGCcttgaaaaagttttgaaagtTGCCAGTGAAGTGTTGGTCGAACTTTTGGAGAAGTTGTGCTTGGATTTACTTAATTCCTTACTGAATTCAGATCTACTCGGCCAGGAGCTCAAGTTGGAAATTCTGGATTGGTTATTCACAGAGGAATATTACTTAAATCCTGTCCATGATGATCCGAGTCATCGATATAGGACAGCTTCAATTGATGAAATATTCTCTTTAAGTTGCGAAGCTTTGCCTGGGGCAAGAGCATTATTGCCTGGTCGAGTTGTGTTGTTTCTTAGTTTCCTAATGTATTCTTCTGATCTTGAAGAAGATGTGAAACTAGCAATCACCAGAAAGCTTGGTTGGTTTTTGGATGTATTAACTGTGGAAGAGGTATATGCTTTCAGTCTTGCATCCCAAATTCCAGTCTTATATGGTTCTGGAAAGTCCATGGAACTAGTATGGGAGCCTTTGTTGTCAGCTCTTTTGCATGCTTTGAAAACCTTCATGATTGTGGTGTCTTCATGTCCTGCTTGGGAGGAATTGATGTCTTTTCTGCTAGAAAATTTCTTCCATCCTCACTTTGCTTGCTGGGAGATTATAATGGAACTTTGGTGCTTTTTGGTGAGTCATGCTGAAGTGGACTTGATGAATGACATTATTGTTAAACTTTGTGCCCTGATGAAGTCCTTAATATCTTCAGAATCTGTTCTTGTTCCTGGTTCTACTCTAAGAAAAATGGCAAGATCAATTTCCATACTTCTTACTTATAGCAGGCAATCTGTGGTAGATAAAGTTTACAACCACATTGTTGGTGACGACAGATCTCAATCATCATCAATTATGTATGTAGCTCTGCTCTTGGAAGGCTTTCCAGTGAATATGCTGTCAGAGAACCTAAGAAGCCTGGCCAAACAAAAACTCATTACCGATTACTTTAGCTTCATTGAGAGGTTTGATGACACTTCATTAAGTGCCCCTACTTCTGGTGCATATGGGGTCCCAGTTTTTGCTCTTTCTGCCTCTTTGCAGTCCCT ACAGGTCAGTATATCTGATACCGACATGAAGACCCTGAAGTTTTTAGTTGCTATTATTCATAGATATAGAAATCCTGCGGAGAAATTGATGAAGGACCATTACAGTATGCTTTTGAGTGAAATTCTAGGGATCATTTTGAATATGAAGTACCTATATGCATCTGATGAGATGGATAAAGTCATCTTTGAGCTTCAAGGCCTGTTTAACTCAGGTCAATCAGCCTCTGATGTTCAATTGCTTCAATGCAAATCACAACTGGTTTTTTTCATGGCGGGATGCGCTCACATGAAGTTGTCAGAAAGCGATGATTGTGCAAAGAGCTGTGCTGTACGGGAGTTGTACCACATGCTCTTCAGAGAACGGCACTGGAACCTGATTCATCTGGCTCTTGTAGCATTTGGATATTTCGCTCAACGTACTGCTTGTGATCAGCTCTGGAAATTTATGATCCAAGATGCAGCTCTTTCGTATGATTTAGTGTCAGGAACTGAGCCAAATATGGATAGATTTATGTTGGAGATCAAGGCCTTTCTTGACAAGGATCTGGCTCTTCATACTGTCATGCACAGCGCTGAGCAGATAGAGTTACTTATGAGGGAAGGCCAAATGCTCAGAAAAAGAATCCAAACTATTTCAAATATCGAATTAGAACCTATGGCTTGTGAAAGCATGGAAATTGATGAGGAGAACCAGTCTAACAAGAGAAGAAAACTTCCTGATGGGATATGCAAAGGAATGGAATTGCTGCAGAATGGTCTGAAGGTCATTGGTGACGGCATATCCCAGTGGCAGCAAAACAAGTTCGACTCCACTGAGCTTCAGGAAAAATTCTTGACTCAGCTGTCTCGCCTTGAAGATGCAATTTCTCAGTTGGTTGGCCTGACTGATAGTGGTTGTGCTTCTCATCTCTCTACTGGCAAATTCTCCACAAGCATTGAACATCCAAGATGA